From Kangiella sp. TOML190, one genomic window encodes:
- a CDS encoding DUF262 domain-containing protein encodes MSKNLLNTSTVTLDDLLSSSKIYHVPPYQRDYSWSEEHWEDLWEDIVALINNPESYHYMGSIVLQKLEDKVSSVIDGQQRFTTFSIIILTIIKRIEDLADAGQEKEQNKERVEILRRNYLDDKHATTLKYTSKLFLNKNNDEFFQNNLLQLVEPNNIRSLSASNKRLYRAYLYFSEKINTLDNLKDNGASLAALIIELISRRILFIEINVEDDLSAYIVFETLNARGVELTSTDLLKNYLFSLIDDENEIELQQRRWKRIGDTVGTDKLPDFLRYFINSKSSLVRSDRLFKTIKSRVDSAPKALALLEELEVNADIFEALKNYNSDIWKDRDGTKTLIREFSLFNVKQITPLLLSAYNNFTDEEFRKTIKLSIAISFRYSVICGRNPNELEKAYNAAAVKISKNEITRARHVFEQLKSIYVSDEEFEHDFSNKVMNNKRRKKLVRYILYKIEEHMSGINRDFELDAGTIEHIFPENSSRAWLEHFPKDSQEGFLYRLGNYCLLEANLNREIGNEVFAVKVNSYIESVYSSANQINAQTWNPDALRARQTEMSKLASHIWRSDF; translated from the coding sequence ATGTCAAAAAATCTATTAAATACAAGTACAGTTACGCTAGATGACTTATTGTCTTCTAGTAAGATTTATCATGTCCCTCCCTATCAAAGAGATTACTCTTGGTCAGAAGAGCATTGGGAAGACCTTTGGGAAGATATTGTAGCCTTAATAAATAACCCTGAATCCTACCACTATATGGGATCAATAGTTCTGCAGAAACTCGAAGATAAAGTTTCAAGCGTGATAGATGGTCAGCAAAGGTTCACAACCTTTTCTATAATTATACTTACGATAATAAAACGGATAGAAGATTTGGCGGATGCCGGGCAGGAAAAGGAGCAAAATAAAGAACGTGTTGAGATTTTAAGGCGAAATTACTTAGACGATAAGCACGCTACGACCTTAAAATATACAAGTAAATTGTTTTTAAATAAAAATAATGATGAGTTTTTTCAAAACAATTTACTTCAATTGGTTGAGCCTAATAATATTAGAAGTTTATCGGCCTCTAATAAAAGATTGTATCGGGCATACTTATACTTTTCTGAAAAAATTAATACCTTAGATAATTTAAAAGATAATGGAGCATCGCTTGCAGCATTAATCATTGAATTAATTTCAAGAAGGATTCTCTTTATAGAAATAAATGTGGAAGATGATTTAAGTGCTTATATAGTGTTTGAAACATTAAATGCGCGTGGTGTTGAATTAACCTCGACAGATCTTTTAAAAAACTATTTATTTTCGTTAATTGACGATGAGAATGAAATAGAACTTCAACAAAGAAGGTGGAAGCGAATAGGCGATACCGTTGGAACTGATAAACTGCCAGACTTTCTTAGGTACTTTATAAATTCGAAATCTTCTCTAGTAAGATCTGATAGGCTATTCAAAACCATTAAAAGTAGAGTAGACTCAGCGCCCAAGGCTCTGGCTTTACTTGAAGAGCTTGAGGTTAATGCTGATATTTTTGAAGCCTTAAAAAACTATAACTCCGACATTTGGAAAGACAGAGATGGAACCAAAACTTTAATCCGAGAGTTTAGCCTTTTTAATGTTAAACAAATTACACCCCTTCTATTATCCGCATATAACAACTTCACTGATGAAGAGTTTAGAAAAACTATAAAACTAAGCATAGCAATTTCATTTCGATACAGTGTCATATGCGGAAGAAACCCTAATGAGCTAGAAAAAGCGTATAACGCCGCGGCAGTTAAAATAAGCAAAAATGAGATAACCAGAGCCAGGCATGTTTTCGAGCAACTAAAGAGTATTTATGTAAGTGATGAAGAGTTTGAACATGACTTTTCTAATAAGGTTATGAATAATAAAAGACGAAAAAAACTGGTTAGATATATTCTATATAAAATTGAAGAGCATATGTCAGGAATAAATAGGGACTTTGAACTGGATGCAGGAACAATTGAGCATATTTTCCCTGAAAACTCTAGCAGAGCATGGTTGGAACACTTTCCTAAAGACTCTCAAGAAGGCTTCTTATATCGATTGGGTAACTATTGCTTACTTGAAGCAAATTTGAATAGAGAAATTGGTAACGAAGTTTTTGCAGTTAAAGTTAATAGTTATATTGAGAGCGTTTACTCTTCTGCGAACCAGATCAACGCTCAGACTTGGAATCCTGATGCTTTACGAGCAAGACAAACGGAGATGTCTAAATTAGCCAGCCATATTTGGCGATCTGATTTCTAA